In Microvirga sp. 17 mud 1-3, the genomic window ATAGGGTTTTTCATGTCAAAGCCCATCGTCCGCTTCGCCCCGTCCCCGACCGGGCACATCCATATCGGCAACACCCGTGTCGCTTTGCTCAACGCGCTCTTCGCGCGCCGGGAGGGCGGCACCTTCGTGCTGAGGTTCGACGACACCGATCTTGCGCGCTCCAAGCAGGAATATGCGGATTCCATCGAGACAGACCTCGCATGGCTCGGCATTCCGCCGGACGTGGTGGTGCGCCAGTCGGAGCGGTTCGACCTCTATGACGATGCGGCAGAGCGCCTGAAGGCGCTCGGGCGCCTCTATGCCTGCTACGAGACCCCGGAGGAGCTGGAATTCCGTCGCAAGCGGCAGCTCGCCCGCGGCCTGCCGCCGATCTACGACCGCGCGGCCCTCAAGCTCACGGACGAGGACCGGGCGAAGCTCGAAGCCGAGGGGCGCCGCCCCCATTGGCGCTTCCGTCTCGACCACGCGACCGTCGCCTGGGACGATCTCGTGCGCGGCCATGCCCACGTGGATTGCGGCTCGCTCTCGGACCCGGTGCTGGTGCGTGAGGATGGGACCTATCTCTACACCCTGCCCTCGGTGGTCGACGACATCGCCCTGAAGATCACGCACGTGATCCGCGGCGAGGACCACGTCACCAATACGGCGGTACAGATCCAGATCTTCGAGGCGCTTGGCGCGAAGGCGCCGCTCTTCGCCCATCACAGCCTGCTCATTACGGCGAGCGGCGAAGGCCTGTCGAAGCGTCTCGGGCACCTCTCGGTCAAGGGTTTGCGCGAAGCCGGGCTCGAGCCGCAGGCTGTCGCGTCGCTCGCGGTCCTCGTCGGCTCCGCCGAGGCAGTCCGGCCGGTGGCCGATCTCGACGAACTCGCCCGCCTCATCGACTTCTCCCATATCTCCCGCGCCCCGGCGAAATTCGACGAGCACGAGCTCGACCAGCTCAATGCCCGCCTGATCCACGAGATGTCCTACGAAACTGCCCGCCCCCGCCTTGCGGCTCTCGGGGCCGATGGGGGCGAGGCATTCTGGCTCGCGGTTCGCGGAAACCTCGGCAAACTGGTGGACGCGGCCGAGTGGTGGACCGTGGTGCAGGGCCCCATCGTGCCCCTCATCACCGACCGGGCCTTCATCGAGGAGGCGCGCCACCTGCTGCCTCCGGAGCCCTGGGACGGAAGCACCTGGAAGACCTGGACCGAGGCCGTGAAGATCGCGACCGGCGTGAAGGGCAAGGCCCTGTTCATGCCCCTGCGCATGGCGCTCACGGGCCTCGACCACGGCCCGGAACTCGGCGCTCTGCTGCCATTGATCGGGCCGGAGCGCGCGAAGGCGCGGCTGTCGGGGGATGCGGCTTAGATAACTGGCCTCATTCCGAGTGCGTTCTTCCGTCATTCCGGGGCCGCGAAAGCGGCGCCCGGAACCCATAAACACCATTGTTTCAGAAGAAAGAGCTGCGATAACTACTGCGCCTCTCTCATAAAGCTCAGCGGTTATGGGTTCCGGGCTCGCCTACGGCGCCCCGGAATGACGGTGCGATGCGCTAAAGCCCCGCGCCGCTCTTCAACAGCTTGTAGACCATCGAATCCGTCAGCGCCTGGAAGGAGGCGTCGATGATGTTCGCCGAGACGCCGATGGTGGACCAGCTGTCGCCCTCGCCGTCCGAGAACTCGATGAGCACGCGGGTCACGGCGTCCGAGCCGCCCTGGTAAATGCGCACCTTATAGTCGATGAGTTCCAGGTCCTGGATCAGGTCCCGGTATTTGCCGAGATCCTTGCGCAGGGCCACGTCGAGGGCGTTGACCGGACCGTTGCCCTCGGCGGCCGAGATCAACACCTCGTCGCCGACCCGCACCTTCACGATGGCTTCCGACGCCGTGACCATCTCGCCGACCGCGTTGAAGCGGCGCTCCACGTTCACCGAGAAGCGCTCCACCTGGAAGAAGGCCGGAACCTCGCCGAGCATCCGCTTGACCAGCACGTAGAAGGAGGCGTCCGCCCCCTCGAACGCGAAGCCCTCCGACTCCTTGCGCTTGACCTCGTCGAGAATGCGCGACACGCGCGGATCGCCCTTCTCGAACGTGAATCCGAGGCGCTTGAGTTCCGCCAGGATGTTGGACTGGCCGCCTTGGTCCGAGACCAGGACCTTGCGCATGTTGCCGATGCTCTCCGGCTCCACATGCTCATAGGTGCGTGGATCCTTCAGCACCGCCGAAGCATGGATGCCGGCCTTGGTCGCGAAGGCGCTGGCGCCCACGAAAGGCGCATGGCGGTTCGGCTGGCGGTTGAGGATCTCGTCCACCTGGCGCGACACATGGGTAAGTTGGTTCAGGGCCTCGTCCGACACGCCGAGGTCGAACCGGGCCGCATAGCCATTCTTGAGCTTCAAAGCGCCAATGAGCGTCACCAGATTGGCGTTGCCGCAGCGCTCGCCGAGGCCATTAAGGGTGCCCTGGATATGGCGCGCGCCCGCCTCGATGGCAGCAAGCGAATTGGCGACCGCGCAACCGCAATCGTCATGGGCGTGGATGCCGAGATGGGCGCCCGGCACGACCTTGGCGACCTCCGACACGATGGCGCTCACCTCGTGGGGCAGCGTGCCGCCATTGGTGTCGCAGAGCACGACCCAGCGGGCCCCGGACTCGTAAGCCGTCCTGGCGCAGGCGAGCGCGTAATCCGGATTGGCCTTGTAACCGTCGAAGAAGTGCTCGCAATCGACGATCACCTCACGGCCCTTCTCGCGCGCAGCCGCGACGCTGTCGCGGATTCCCGCGAGGTTCTCGTCGAGGGTCGTCTCCAGCGCCACATGGACGTGATAGTCCCAGGACTTGGTGACGAAGCAGATCGCATCGGCCTCAGCATCGAGCAGCGCCGCGACGCCGGGATCGTTGGCGACTGAGCGGCCAGGCCGCTTCGTCATGCCGAAGGCCGTGAACTTCGCGCCCTTGGTGCGCTTCTCGGAGAAGAACTCCGTGTCGAGGGGGTTCGCGCCCGGATAGCCGCCCTCCACATAGTCGACGCCGATCCGGTCGAGGAGGCCCGCCACCGCGCGCTTGTCCTCCAGCGAGAAGTCGACACCCGTGGTCTGCGCGCCGTCGCGCAGAGTCGTGTCGAAGAGATAGACGCGTTCGCGGGTCATGACGAAGGGGTCCGGGCCTCGGATGGGGCGAGGTGCTTTTCCATGGTGGTATTGGCGACCCATTCGTCGCCGAGCGGGATGGTGTTCCGGCGCTGGGACGTGAAGCCGCGACGCTCGAAGAACGTCCGCGCCGTGTCGCTTGCATCGACCGTGAGGCGCGTCGCCCCGCGGGCCTGGGCCAGCTTCTCGACAGCATCGTAGAGCATGGCCGCGACGCCCTGCCCGGCTACGGCAGGATGGACATAGAGAAAGTCCACATGCTCGTTGTTCTTGAGGCACGCGAAGCCGACTGGCGAGCCGCCCAGGGTGGCGAGCAGGGTCAGGCCCTCCGCGAGGCGTTTGCCAAAATTCTCGTCGTCGGCAAGCGCCGCCCAGGCCTCACGCTGCGCTTCGCTGTAATCCTCCTCCGCAAGCTCCATGACGCTTGCCTGATAGATGTCGACGAGCCTCGGAAGGTCGCCGGGCAGGAAAGGCCGCAGGGCCGGTTTCGGCAGAGACTGTCCCATCAGCGTGCGACCTCCCAGGTGGTGGTGCCGTCCTTGTTGTCCTTCACGACGACGTTGAGGGCGGCGAGCTCGTCGCGGATGCGGTCGGACTCGGCCCAGTTCTTGGCGGCGCGGGCCTCCTTGCGGGCGGCGATCAGTGCCTCGACGGCCGCGGGATCGACCGCGAGCGAGGCCTGTCGGCGAGCCTTCCAGGCTCCCAGTGTGTCCGACAGGAAGCCCATGGCGCGAAGGTTCGCTCCAAGCTCCTCGTGCGCCCCCTGTCCGTCGAGGGCATGCAGCTCCGCGATCATGCGCGGCGTGTTGAGGTCGTCGGCCAGGGCCTCCGCCACCGCGGGCGAGAAGGACGCGCCCTCCCCCTGGGCGATGCCATACCAGCGGTCGAGCGTTTTCTCGCTCTCCTCCAGGCCCCGCACCGTCCAGTCGATGGGCTGGCGGTAATGGGTGCGCAGCATGTTGAAGCGCAGCACCTCGCCGGGCCAGTCCTTCAACAGGTCGTGGATCGTGAGGAAGTTGCCGAGGGACTTCGACATCTTCTCGCTTTCCACCTGCAGGAAGCCGTTGTGCATCCACACATTCGCCATGCGCGGCATGTCGAAGGCGCAGCACGATTGCGCGATTTCGTTCTCGTGGTGCGGGAAGACGAGATCGATGCCGCCGCCATGGATATCGAAGGTTTCGCGCTCCGCCGGATCGTCGCAAGACAGACGGGTCTCGAACGCCTTGATCAGGTGCTGCCACGCCATGGCCGAGCACTCGATGTGCCAGCCCGGACGGCCGGGCGTCGCGATGCCGGCGGGCGAAGGCCAGGCGGGATCCTGCGACCCGGAAGGCTTCCACAGGACGAAATCCATGGGGTCGCGCTTGTAGGGCGCCACGTCCACCCGCGCGCCCGAAAGAAGCTCGTCGAGGGAGCGCTTGGAGAAGGCGCCGTATTGCGGCACGTTCGGGAGCTTCTGCATCGCGGCCACGCTGAAGAGCACGTGCTCCTCGGCCACATAGGCGGCACCGCGCGCGATCAGCCGCTCGATGATCATGCGCATCTCGTCGATATGCTCGGTAGCCCGGGGCTCGACGAAACGGGGTGGCTCACCGGGCTCGTTCACGTCATCGGGCATCAGCACGCCGAGAGCCCGGATATCGGCATGGAACTGCGCCTCGGTCTTCTGCGTGACAAGGCGGATCGCCTCGTTATGGGGCAGGTCCGGATAGTCCCGCACGGCGCGCGCGTTGATCTTGTCGTCCACATCCGTGATGTTGCGCACATACGTCACCGCCCCCGCGCCGTAGACATGCCTCAGGAGGCGGAACAGAAGGTCGAAGACGATGATGGGGCGCGCATTGCCGATATGGGCATAGTCGTAGACGGTGGGGCCGCACACGTAGAGGCGCACGTTCTTCGGGTCGATGGGGACGAAATCGTCCTTCGACCGGGTCAGCGTGTTGTAGAAGCGAAGCTTCGCCGCCATGAAACCATATCCCTTCGGGCCGCAGGCCGGAGAATGGTTTCGATCTTGGAATGAGAACGAGACGGCTCCAGCCAGCGGGTGAGCTAGCTGCAAATAATCCCGGAAATGAGGATCGCTGCCGTTTTCATGCCTTGATCAATGCCCTCTTGCCGCGACTTCGTCAAGGTTCCCTCCCGTTAGGCATAAATTATTTGCATTCTTGCAGGAAACACCCATGAGGGCACCGCGTTAGCGGAATATTCATGTCCCTTCGTGACAATGGTTCACGAGTTTCAAGTAGTGAGGTCTACATGCGCCGCGCATATGCCATGCTCGGGTTGGGTACTGCTATGTTCGTGGCTGCGACCACGTCGCTGACGCTTCTTCCCAACGACACCCAGGCCTCCTCCACCGAAGCCACCTTCATCGTGCCTGCCGCGGACGGCTACGGCGTCGCCGAGTGCCTGATTTCCGGCCAGACCTGCGGGCAGGCCGTGGCCGATACCTGGTGCGAGGCACAGGGCTACGCCCGGGCCCTCTCCTTCCGCCAGACCACCCCCGACGAGATCACCGGGTCCGTTCACAAGGTCTCCCTGGAGACCGGCGACCTGCAGCCGGTCGCGATCACCTGCGCAAACTGATCCGAGCGCATCGTTCCACTTCACTCCCGGGAGGCTTAAGATGCGCCACCGTCATTCCGGATTGCCGTCAGGCAAGTCCGGAACCCATAGCCGCTGACAGTACAGGATGGAGTACCACGGCTGCCGTCGCTCTCTATCCTCTACAGACGATGTTTATAGGTTCCGGGCTCCGCTGACGCGGCCCCGGAATGACGCGGAAAGCACTACCTGCTCTCCGCCCTCCTTGTGGGAAGGGAAACCCGTCGCGCCCCGTCGCCGTCGCGCGTAACCTCCCCGGCGCCCCTCTCCCTTCAAACACCAGTGCAAAGGCAGGGATCCCCAGCACAAGGCTGGGGGATGAGGATCACACGTCCACGGAGGCTTGGCGCGGCTTGCCGATGGCGCGCTCCAGGGCTTCGTCGGGGCGGTGGGCGACAAGGCCCTGGTCCCGGAAACGGTTGACGATGGGATAGCGGCGGTCGCGGCCGAAGTTCTTGCGCGTCACCTTCACGCCGGGGGCGGATTGGCGACGCTTGTATTCCGCAATGTAAAGCAGCCGCTCGACCTTCTTCACGGTCTCCAGGTCATGGCCCTTGGCGACGATCTCTGACACCCGTAGCTCATCTTCCACGAGACCGCGGAGGATGTCGTCGAGCACCGGATAGGGCGGCAGCGAATCCTGGTCCGTCTGGTTCTCGCGCAGTTCCGCGCTCGGGGCCTTGGAGAGGATGTTCTCGGGGATCACGACCCCGTCCGGCCCCAGCGCCCCCTTCGGCTTCCAGCGGTTGCGCAGGGCCGAGAGACGATAGACCTCCATCTTGTAGAGGTCCTTGATCGGGTTGAAGCCGCCATTCATGTCGCCGTAGAGGGTGGCATAGCCCACCGACATTTCGGACTTGTTGCCGGTGGTCACCACCATGGGACCGAACTTGTTCGAGATCGACATGAGAATGGTGCCGCGGGCGCGGCTCTGGAGGTTCTCCTCCGTGATGTCCCGCTCCCGGCCGGCGAAGAGCGGCTGCAACAGGGCCTCGAACCCTTCCACAGCCGGAGCGATCGGCACCGTGTCGTAGCGGACGCCGAGTGCCTTCGCGCAGGCCTCCGCGTCCTGGAAGGATTCGCTCGATGTGTAGCGGTAAGGCAGCATGATGCAATGGACGCGGTCCGCCCCCAGAGCGTCGACCGCCATGGCGGCGCAGATAGCCGAGTCGATGCCGCCCGAAAGCCCGAGCACCACGCCCGGGAAACGGTTCTTCTCCACGTAGTCGCGCAGGCCCAGCACGCAGGCGGCGTAATCCGCCTCGTCGCCCTCCTCCACGGTGACGAGCGGCGCCTCCCGGCAGGCCCAACCCTCTTCGCCCTTCTCCCAGACCGTGAGAGCGACCGTCTCCTCGTAGGCCGGGAGCTGGCAGACCATCGCGCAATCGGCGTTGAGCACGAAGGAGGCACCGTCGAAGACGAGTTCGTCCTGCCCGCCGATCTCGTTGAGATAAACCATCGGCAGACCGGTCTCGGTGACCCGTGAGGCCGCGATGTTGAACCGCTCCTCGGTCTTGCCCCGCCAATAGGGCGAGCCGTTCGGCACAAGCAGGATCTCGGCGCCGGTCTCGGCCAGGCACTCCACCACGTCCCCGGACCAGATGTCCTCGCAGATCGGAAGGCCGAGGCGGATGCCGCGGAAATTCACCGGCCCAGGCAGCGGGCCCGGCTCGAAGATCCGCTTCTCGTCGAAGACGCCGTAATTGGGCAGGTCCACCTTGAAGCGCACGCTGATGCTGCCCTGGTCGAGCAGCGCATAGGCGTTGTAGAGATTGCCGTTGTCCCGCCAGGGAAGCCCGATCAGCATGGCCGGCCCGCCATCGGCCGTCTCGTGGGCGAGGCGCTCCAGCGCGGCCCTGCAGACATCCTGGAAGGCGGGCTTGAGAACCAGATCCTCGGCCGGGTAGCCGGCGAGGAACAGTTCGGTGAACATCACGATATCCGCGCCGAGCCGGGCCGCTTCCGCACGGGCGGAGCGGGCCTTCTCCTCGTTGCCGGCGACATCGCCGACGATGGGATTGAGCTGCGCGAGGGCGATCTTGAGACGGTTCTGAGCCATGGCTCCTCGCATGTAGCGCGCAGGTCCCGGCTCAGCAATCCGCCGCTGGAGCTTTCCTCCGGAGCTTTGCGGCTTCGGGCCTAACGAGCCGGCTCATGAGCAAGCAGGAATTCCAGCCCGTTCCGGCGCCCGATCTCCAGCAGGCGCGGAATGTCCGGCTCGCCCTCAGGTGCAGGCAGCTCCCGCGTTCCGGCGGGCATCGGGTCGCCGGCCTCCCGGAAGAACCCGTCATGAGCGCGGCCCGGCGCGTTGATGATCAACAGCCGCCCCGGTGCCTCCCCGACATTCTTGAATGCGTGAACGGCCCCGTTCGGGACTTTCACGAAATCTCCGGCGGCTGCCGTGACGGTCTCGTCACCGACGAGGAATTCGAACGCACCTTCGAGCACGTAGAAAGCCTCATCGTCGGAAGGATGCCGGTTCGGCGGCGTGCCTGCGCCGGGCGCCGTCAGGGTTTCGACGAGGCAATAGGCGCCGCCCGTATCCGGGCTGCGGGCATGGAAGCGCAGGAGATTTCCAAGGAGATGGTAGGTGTCGGTCTCGGTGCCGGTCATGGCGGAACCCTTTTGATGGCGGATCGGGATACACACACCAACTTGAACGAACGAGACGAAGATATCATAATGAGACACACGTCTCAAGAAGCACGCCCTATGCGCCTCGACATCGGACGAACCAATCAAAAGGCACGGACCCGGCAGGCTCTGCTCGCAGCGGCCCGGTTGCTGATGGAGCGCAATGAGCCCGTCAGCGTCGCGGCAGCCGCCGACGAGGCCAAAATCTCCCGCGCTACCGCCTACCGGTACTTCTCGAATGCCGATGTCCTGTCCCTGGAAGCGGTCCTCGACGGCCGGGTCGCCACGCCGCAGGAAATCGTCGGCGACGCGCAGGACGTGCGGGAACGGGTCCACCGGGTGCAGCGCTATCTGTTCGCCCTGACCAGGGGCTCCGAGGCCAAGTTCAGGATCTTCCTGGCGCGTGCTCTGGATTCCTGGGTGGCCGATGGCGGCCGTCCGGACCGCCAGATCCGGGCCGGGCGCCGGCTGCCCATGTACGAATTCGCCCTTGCGCCCGTCCGCCCCCGCATGACCGAGGAGGACTTTACCCGGCTGGTTCTTTCGCTGTCGGCTGTCTCGGGGATGGAGAGCTATCTCGCCCTCAAGGATGTGTGCCGGGTCGATGATGCGACCGCCGACACGGTCGCGGCTTCGGTCATCGACGCGGTTCTTGACCGATTCCTGCCGAAGGACCTGGGCCGGGCTGAGGTGGACAGTCAGGTGGGCGGATCGGAGCCGATGAAGACCTGAAGAACTGCCAGGCTCCGACGGAACCCGAAACGGCCTAGTTCGTTGTCACGACACGAGACGAACGGGAGACAGCGATGTTAAAAGGCGGCCTTCTCTGGCTTATCGGCATTCCGCTGCCGATCATTCTTATTCTCTTCTTTCTCGGTTACTTGCACTGAGACAGATTTCGACCTCCAGGGACCTTCAACTTATCAAAAGGGGCGCTTTCGCGCCCCTCTTTTTCTTGCCTTGGCAGAGATCGACTACTCGGCGGCTACCGCGTCGGGCCGCTCACGACCCTGACGCTCCTGCTTGACCAGCTCCGAGGTCAGGAAGGCGATCTCCAGAGCCTGCTCCGCGTTGAGGCGCGGGTCGCAATAGGTGTGGTAGCGATCCATCAGATCCGCGTCGGTCAGCGCCCGGGCGCCGCCCGTGCACTCCGTCACGTTCTTGCCGGTCATTTCCAGGTGGATGCCGCCCGCATAGGTGCCCTCGGCCTGGTGGACGGCAAAGAAGTCGCGCACCTCGCTCATGATTCGCTCGAACGGCCGGGTCTTGTAGCCGGAGGCCGCCTTCACGGTGTTGCCGTGCATCGGATCGCAGGACCATACCACCGTGCGGCCTTCCTGCTTCACGGCCCGCACGAGCGCCGGCAGATGCTCGAACACCTTGTCGGCACCAAAGCGGCAGATCAGGGTCAGACGGCCAGCTTCGTCCTCAGGATTCAGCTTCTCGATGAGCCTCAGGAGATCGTCCGGCTTCAGGGACGGGCCGCATTTGAGGCCGATCGGGTTCTTGATGCCCCGCATGTATTCCACGTGGGCATGGTCCACCTGACGGGTCCGGTCGCCGATCCAGACCATGTGGCCGGAGGTGGCGTACCAGTCGCCGGTGGTGGAATCGACCCGGGTCAGGGCCTGCTCGTAGCCTAGGAGCAGGGCCTCGTGGCTGGTGTAGAAATCCGTCGAGCGCATCTCGGGATGCGTCTCCGGGTTCACGCCGATGGCCCGCATGAAGTCGAGGCTCTCGGTGATCCGCTCGGCCAGCTCGCGATAGCGCGAGGATTGCGGGGAATCCTTTACGAAGCCCAGCATCCAGCGATGGGCGTTCTCGAGATTGGCGTAGCCGCCGGTCGCGAAAGCCCGGATCAGATTGAGGGTCGCGGCCGACTGGCGATAGGCCATGAGCTGCCGGCGCGGATCGGGAATGCGCGATTCTGGCGTGAACGCGATATCGTTGATGATGTCGCCCCGGTAGCTCGGCAGTTCCACGCCGCCGACCGTTTCCGTATCGGAAGAGCGCGGCTTGGCGAACTGGCCGGCCGAACGGCCCACCTTCACGACCGGCGAGCTGCCCGCGAAGGTCAGCACCACGGCCATCTGCAGGAACAGGCGGAAGAAGTCGCGAATATTGTCGGCGTTGTGCTCGGCGAAGCTCTCGGCACAATCGCCCCCCTGGAGGAGGAACGCCTCACCCTTGGCAACCTTACCGAGGGCCTTCTTCAGCTTTCTGGCCTCGCCTGCAAAAACCAGCGGCGGAAACCCGGCGAGCTGCTGCTCGACGTTTCCAAGCGCCTCGAGGTCCGGATAGGCCGGGACCTGCTGGATTGGCTTGTTTCTCCAGCTTTCGGGCGTCCACCGCTCGTTCATGACACACTCCTCGTGTCGTTTGATGATCCTCATCGTTCACCGCAATAAGCGGCACGAAAGGGCACCTATACACGACATATTCCAAAAGGCGAGTGCAGAGAATCGCGCACCCTGGTCTTTCTTGCCTCGAGTTCCAAGCACGTCCAGGGCCCGAAATTCGGGAAGATCGGCCCTCCTCAGATGCCTGCTCTCCCCTTTAGCAAGCCGAATATTTCCGGGATCGCGGAGAGAAAGAAGAGCGGTGGAGAGGGGCCACACGCAAGTAGGACGAAGCGCGACCGGATTCCCTCCCCCTTGTGGGGAGGGTCAGGGTGGGGGTGTGAGCGCCACGTTCTGAGAATTCAGAGCTGACACCCCCACCTCCACCTCCTCCCCACAAGGGGGAGGAGAGCAGCGCAGCGCTTCCCCCGAGAGCTTGAGCCGTGGGGAGGAAAGCCGGTTGAGGGTCTCCCTCAGATGAAGAAGAAGTCCTTTTCGGTCAGCTTGAGGCCCTTCTTGAGGGTCGCAATCTCGACCGCAGCCTTCGACCCGGACCCATCCGCATCATAGGACAGCACGCCCGTCTTCTTGTCGTAGATGAAGAAGTCGTTGGCATCCTTGGCCTTGTCGCCCACCGTGAAGAACTTGCTCGCCATCTTCGCCGGCTTGGCCTCGCTGCCCTTCTTGATCGCCGCATAGAGGCTCTTGTTGGCCTTGAACAGGCTGTTCTCCAGCCAGAGCGTGTCGTCCTTGACGGTAAAGTCGGCGATCTTGTCGAGGTTGGTCTTCTTGTTGAACTTGGCATCGAACACGAAGATGTCCTGGCCCGCGCCGCCATACAGCACGTCCTTGCCGGCCCCGCCGTAGAGCCTGTCATGGCCGGACAGCCCCTTGAGCACATCGTGGCCGTCCGCGCCGGTGAGCCGGTCAACCCGCGCCGTGCCGCGCAGGCTCAGCGCCACCGGGCCGGACGGGTTGCCGGCCCCACCGGACGAGCCGCCCCCTCCGCCGGCGGGCGTGTCGGCCACGTCGGTCACCGTGACGGTCACTGTCTCGGAGCGGGCAAGACCGTAAGCATCGGTCGCCGTGAGGGTGAGCTCATAGGCGTGCGGGCCGGTCTCGTAATCGGGCGCCTTGAGCAGCACGAGCTTCGTGCCGTCGAGCTTGAACGTGCCGGTCGGATCGGTGAGCGCATAGGTGATGGCATCGCCGTCCGCATCCGTGGCCGAGACGGTGGCGACCGTCGTGCCGGCGGGCGTGTTCTCGGCCACCGCGGAGGCCGACAGGGTGAGGCTGGCGGGCGCGGTGTTGGAGAGCACGACCGTCTTGTCGGCGAACTGGGCAAAGCGGATGTTGCTGAGCGTATCGGTGCCGTCGCGGCCGGACACTT contains:
- a CDS encoding class II 3-deoxy-7-phosphoheptulonate synthase: MNERWTPESWRNKPIQQVPAYPDLEALGNVEQQLAGFPPLVFAGEARKLKKALGKVAKGEAFLLQGGDCAESFAEHNADNIRDFFRLFLQMAVVLTFAGSSPVVKVGRSAGQFAKPRSSDTETVGGVELPSYRGDIINDIAFTPESRIPDPRRQLMAYRQSAATLNLIRAFATGGYANLENAHRWMLGFVKDSPQSSRYRELAERITESLDFMRAIGVNPETHPEMRSTDFYTSHEALLLGYEQALTRVDSTTGDWYATSGHMVWIGDRTRQVDHAHVEYMRGIKNPIGLKCGPSLKPDDLLRLIEKLNPEDEAGRLTLICRFGADKVFEHLPALVRAVKQEGRTVVWSCDPMHGNTVKAASGYKTRPFERIMSEVRDFFAVHQAEGTYAGGIHLEMTGKNVTECTGGARALTDADLMDRYHTYCDPRLNAEQALEIAFLTSELVKQERQGRERPDAVAAE
- a CDS encoding GNAT family N-acetyltransferase — translated: MGQSLPKPALRPFLPGDLPRLVDIYQASVMELAEEDYSEAQREAWAALADDENFGKRLAEGLTLLATLGGSPVGFACLKNNEHVDFLYVHPAVAGQGVAAMLYDAVEKLAQARGATRLTVDASDTARTFFERRGFTSQRRNTIPLGDEWVANTTMEKHLAPSEARTPSS
- a CDS encoding cupin domain-containing protein, encoding MTGTETDTYHLLGNLLRFHARSPDTGGAYCLVETLTAPGAGTPPNRHPSDDEAFYVLEGAFEFLVGDETVTAAAGDFVKVPNGAVHAFKNVGEAPGRLLIINAPGRAHDGFFREAGDPMPAGTRELPAPEGEPDIPRLLEIGRRNGLEFLLAHEPAR
- a CDS encoding TetR family transcriptional regulator, encoding MRLDIGRTNQKARTRQALLAAARLLMERNEPVSVAAAADEAKISRATAYRYFSNADVLSLEAVLDGRVATPQEIVGDAQDVRERVHRVQRYLFALTRGSEAKFRIFLARALDSWVADGGRPDRQIRAGRRLPMYEFALAPVRPRMTEEDFTRLVLSLSAVSGMESYLALKDVCRVDDATADTVAASVIDAVLDRFLPKDLGRAEVDSQVGGSEPMKT
- the cimA gene encoding citramalate synthase; this translates as MTRERVYLFDTTLRDGAQTTGVDFSLEDKRAVAGLLDRIGVDYVEGGYPGANPLDTEFFSEKRTKGAKFTAFGMTKRPGRSVANDPGVAALLDAEADAICFVTKSWDYHVHVALETTLDENLAGIRDSVAAAREKGREVIVDCEHFFDGYKANPDYALACARTAYESGARWVVLCDTNGGTLPHEVSAIVSEVAKVVPGAHLGIHAHDDCGCAVANSLAAIEAGARHIQGTLNGLGERCGNANLVTLIGALKLKNGYAARFDLGVSDEALNQLTHVSRQVDEILNRQPNRHAPFVGASAFATKAGIHASAVLKDPRTYEHVEPESIGNMRKVLVSDQGGQSNILAELKRLGFTFEKGDPRVSRILDEVKRKESEGFAFEGADASFYVLVKRMLGEVPAFFQVERFSVNVERRFNAVGEMVTASEAIVKVRVGDEVLISAAEGNGPVNALDVALRKDLGKYRDLIQDLELIDYKVRIYQGGSDAVTRVLIEFSDGEGDSWSTIGVSANIIDASFQALTDSMVYKLLKSGAGL
- a CDS encoding NAD+ synthase, coding for MAQNRLKIALAQLNPIVGDVAGNEEKARSARAEAARLGADIVMFTELFLAGYPAEDLVLKPAFQDVCRAALERLAHETADGGPAMLIGLPWRDNGNLYNAYALLDQGSISVRFKVDLPNYGVFDEKRIFEPGPLPGPVNFRGIRLGLPICEDIWSGDVVECLAETGAEILLVPNGSPYWRGKTEERFNIAASRVTETGLPMVYLNEIGGQDELVFDGASFVLNADCAMVCQLPAYEETVALTVWEKGEEGWACREAPLVTVEEGDEADYAACVLGLRDYVEKNRFPGVVLGLSGGIDSAICAAMAVDALGADRVHCIMLPYRYTSSESFQDAEACAKALGVRYDTVPIAPAVEGFEALLQPLFAGRERDITEENLQSRARGTILMSISNKFGPMVVTTGNKSEMSVGYATLYGDMNGGFNPIKDLYKMEVYRLSALRNRWKPKGALGPDGVVIPENILSKAPSAELRENQTDQDSLPPYPVLDDILRGLVEDELRVSEIVAKGHDLETVKKVERLLYIAEYKRRQSAPGVKVTRKNFGRDRRYPIVNRFRDQGLVAHRPDEALERAIGKPRQASVDV
- the cysS gene encoding cysteine--tRNA ligase; the encoded protein is MAAKLRFYNTLTRSKDDFVPIDPKNVRLYVCGPTVYDYAHIGNARPIIVFDLLFRLLRHVYGAGAVTYVRNITDVDDKINARAVRDYPDLPHNEAIRLVTQKTEAQFHADIRALGVLMPDDVNEPGEPPRFVEPRATEHIDEMRMIIERLIARGAAYVAEEHVLFSVAAMQKLPNVPQYGAFSKRSLDELLSGARVDVAPYKRDPMDFVLWKPSGSQDPAWPSPAGIATPGRPGWHIECSAMAWQHLIKAFETRLSCDDPAERETFDIHGGGIDLVFPHHENEIAQSCCAFDMPRMANVWMHNGFLQVESEKMSKSLGNFLTIHDLLKDWPGEVLRFNMLRTHYRQPIDWTVRGLEESEKTLDRWYGIAQGEGASFSPAVAEALADDLNTPRMIAELHALDGQGAHEELGANLRAMGFLSDTLGAWKARRQASLAVDPAAVEALIAARKEARAAKNWAESDRIRDELAALNVVVKDNKDGTTTWEVAR
- the gltX gene encoding glutamate--tRNA ligase → MSKPIVRFAPSPTGHIHIGNTRVALLNALFARREGGTFVLRFDDTDLARSKQEYADSIETDLAWLGIPPDVVVRQSERFDLYDDAAERLKALGRLYACYETPEELEFRRKRQLARGLPPIYDRAALKLTDEDRAKLEAEGRRPHWRFRLDHATVAWDDLVRGHAHVDCGSLSDPVLVREDGTYLYTLPSVVDDIALKITHVIRGEDHVTNTAVQIQIFEALGAKAPLFAHHSLLITASGEGLSKRLGHLSVKGLREAGLEPQAVASLAVLVGSAEAVRPVADLDELARLIDFSHISRAPAKFDEHELDQLNARLIHEMSYETARPRLAALGADGGEAFWLAVRGNLGKLVDAAEWWTVVQGPIVPLITDRAFIEEARHLLPPEPWDGSTWKTWTEAVKIATGVKGKALFMPLRMALTGLDHGPELGALLPLIGPERAKARLSGDAA